The Desulfonatronovibrio hydrogenovorans DSM 9292 genome includes a window with the following:
- a CDS encoding DUF2190 family protein, translated as MPILTLSLVADGEVKKHRFVDHDGEQVDTAGAKALGVSRTDADDGGDLAVDVLGTTVVEAGGSFDKGAALKSDADGKAVDSVSDEDFVLAEALEESGGDGEFVEVLLVRYQKPEFTE; from the coding sequence ATGCCTATATTGACATTGAGCCTGGTCGCTGACGGGGAGGTGAAAAAGCACCGTTTTGTAGACCATGACGGCGAGCAGGTGGATACAGCTGGAGCCAAGGCCCTGGGGGTCTCCAGGACGGATGCTGATGACGGGGGTGACCTGGCGGTTGATGTTCTGGGAACCACGGTTGTCGAGGCCGGAGGGAGCTTTGACAAGGGTGCTGCGCTCAAGTCCGACGCTGACGGCAAAGCAGTGGACTCTGTTTCCGATGAGGATTTTGTCCTGGCTGAAGCCCTGGAGGAGTCCGGAGGGGACGGAGAGTTCGTGGAAGTCTTGCTGGTCAGATACCAGAAACCTGAATTCACAGAATAA
- a CDS encoding DUF2635 domain-containing protein: MSKVYLKPRKGLRVRRPDGRLLPEAGGHVQMSSYWRRRLRDGDVEKAAPPKAQPKIAVQKEEGDK; the protein is encoded by the coding sequence ATGAGCAAGGTATATTTAAAGCCCCGCAAGGGCCTCAGGGTTCGCAGGCCGGACGGCCGGCTTTTACCTGAAGCCGGGGGGCATGTGCAGATGAGTTCCTACTGGCGGCGCAGGCTGCGCGACGGGGACGTGGAAAAGGCCGCGCCTCCCAAAGCTCAGCCCAAAATCGCGGTGCAGAAAGAGGAGGGTGACAAGTAA
- a CDS encoding HeH/LEM domain-containing protein, whose amino-acid sequence MQYTVKTQIRRGKKRHKPGSTIDLTQKQAARLVAAGAVAPVQEPSGKAQAEAMTVKQLTEKLEELQVEVPTDAKKADLVELYLSAQPAGQE is encoded by the coding sequence ATGCAATACACAGTAAAGACACAGATCCGGCGCGGCAAGAAAAGGCATAAGCCCGGCAGTACCATTGATCTGACCCAGAAGCAGGCTGCCCGGCTTGTTGCCGCCGGGGCGGTTGCCCCGGTGCAGGAGCCTTCCGGGAAAGCTCAGGCGGAGGCCATGACCGTGAAGCAGCTTACCGAAAAGCTGGAGGAATTGCAGGTAGAGGTTCCCACAGACGCAAAAAAAGCGGACCTGGTGGAGCTGTACCTGTCCGCGCAACCCGCAGGCCAGGAGTAG
- a CDS encoding phage protein Gp37 — MLAYAEDAITDRLKEVLGKSVKTVETLPGPWDEQSLALALRQVPGVYVYWDGGRSSNRGKRARISAVYRIYAVTGHASGERERRRGAAHQVGAYEILQQVVPAMSGLNAGTGILEFQGIAVLSPASAQRKGITVYEAEFLADLAWPPLKDVSELEDFAGYDGTHQVGEAEYESSITYEEEE; from the coding sequence ATGCTGGCCTATGCAGAGGACGCGATAACTGATCGTCTGAAAGAGGTGCTGGGAAAATCGGTGAAGACCGTGGAGACCCTTCCCGGGCCCTGGGATGAGCAGTCCCTTGCCCTGGCCCTGCGCCAGGTGCCGGGCGTGTATGTTTACTGGGACGGCGGACGGTCCAGCAACAGGGGCAAGCGGGCCAGGATCAGCGCAGTTTACAGGATATATGCGGTTACCGGGCATGCCAGCGGCGAGCGGGAGCGCAGGCGCGGAGCGGCCCATCAGGTCGGAGCTTATGAGATTTTGCAGCAGGTAGTCCCTGCCATGTCTGGGCTGAATGCAGGCACGGGCATACTGGAATTTCAGGGAATCGCGGTTCTGTCTCCGGCAAGTGCCCAGCGCAAAGGGATTACCGTATATGAGGCGGAGTTTTTGGCTGATCTGGCCTGGCCGCCCCTGAAAGACGTGTCCGAGCTGGAGGATTTCGCAGGCTACGACGGCACGCACCAGGTGGGAGAGGCCGAATACGAGTCCAGCATAACCTACGAGGAGGAAGAATAG
- a CDS encoding gp436 family protein has protein sequence MPYCTVQDLIKRFGESEMIELTDREHSGEVDHDVAQRALDDAAAEVDGYLGSRYSLPLSEPPAVLSRVTADIARFRLHDTLATEEVRKRYEDARQFLEHVARGKISLGVTPPPETSTGSPRVRKGVRVFGSEDMEGF, from the coding sequence ATGCCTTACTGCACGGTCCAGGACCTGATCAAGCGCTTCGGTGAAAGCGAGATGATAGAGCTCACCGACCGTGAGCACTCGGGCGAGGTGGACCATGATGTGGCCCAGAGAGCTTTGGACGATGCAGCGGCCGAGGTGGACGGATACCTGGGCAGTCGTTACAGCCTGCCCCTTTCCGAGCCCCCGGCCGTTTTGTCCAGGGTTACTGCCGACATAGCCAGGTTTCGACTGCATGACACCCTGGCCACCGAGGAGGTCCGGAAGCGATACGAGGACGCCAGGCAGTTCCTGGAGCACGTGGCCAGGGGGAAGATCAGCCTGGGGGTCACTCCTCCGCCGGAGACTTCCACCGGATCGCCCAGGGTGCGCAAGGGTGTTCGGGTGTTCGGATCTGAGGACATGGAGGGCTTTTGA
- a CDS encoding major capsid protein → MNLKQVRVVDPILTNVAQGYSHPERSGHLLFPRVPVRQRGGQIIEFGRESFKKYKTRRAPGASTKRLQFGYEGKPFALVQDALEGLVPWEHMQDANEVPGIDLGAEAVNEVMNILTLALEIEQAELATDSGKYESSSKETLSGDDQWSHDDSDPGEAVDDYKEDVRKKVGLRPNVLGINGKTFARLSRHPKIKEQFKYTSSDSVTADMLAQYFKLRRVAVFESVYMEEGDDDMKDVWPNKAVLAYVPEQITSRRQPSFGYTYVLNGHPLTEEPYNERNQKSWIYPVTYERVPVLSGIDSGYLIEDVLDD, encoded by the coding sequence ATGAATTTAAAGCAAGTCCGGGTGGTTGACCCGATACTGACCAACGTGGCCCAGGGCTACAGCCACCCCGAGAGATCCGGGCACCTGCTTTTTCCCAGGGTGCCTGTACGCCAGCGCGGGGGGCAGATCATCGAGTTCGGGCGGGAGTCGTTCAAGAAGTACAAGACCAGGCGCGCCCCCGGGGCCAGCACCAAGCGGCTGCAGTTCGGCTACGAAGGCAAGCCCTTTGCCCTGGTCCAGGACGCCCTGGAAGGCCTGGTGCCCTGGGAGCACATGCAGGACGCCAACGAGGTCCCCGGCATAGACCTGGGCGCTGAAGCGGTAAACGAGGTGATGAACATCCTCACCCTGGCCCTGGAGATCGAGCAGGCCGAGCTGGCCACGGACAGCGGCAAATACGAGTCCAGCTCAAAAGAGACCCTGAGCGGTGACGACCAGTGGAGCCATGACGATTCGGACCCCGGCGAGGCTGTGGACGACTACAAGGAAGACGTGCGCAAGAAAGTGGGCCTCAGACCCAATGTGCTGGGGATCAACGGCAAGACCTTTGCCCGCCTTTCCAGGCACCCCAAGATCAAAGAACAGTTCAAGTACACCAGTTCGGATTCGGTTACCGCAGACATGCTGGCCCAGTATTTCAAGCTCAGGCGCGTGGCTGTTTTCGAGTCCGTGTACATGGAAGAGGGCGACGATGACATGAAGGATGTCTGGCCCAACAAGGCTGTCCTGGCCTACGTCCCCGAGCAGATCACGTCCAGGCGGCAGCCGTCGTTCGGCTACACCTACGTGTTAAACGGCCACCCCCTGACTGAGGAGCCCTACAACGAGCGCAACCAGAAGTCCTGGATCTACCCGGTGACTTATGAGCGCGTTCCCGTGCTGTCCGGGATAGATTCCGGCTATCTCATCGAAGACGTCCTGGACGATTAA